From the Desulforhopalus sp. genome, one window contains:
- a CDS encoding TrkH family potassium uptake protein yields the protein MRPSFVASALGIILLAFGAIVLIPIVFSGGDNRLILPFLTASAVSFILGLACRLFGKLNRNFDTIKHTEGLLIVTFTWVVTAGIGAIPYLFFGLSPVDAYFESVSGFTTTGATILADFAPYPKAFFFWRDLTQWLGGMGIIVLFVAILPQLGVAGRKIFFTEAPGPTDDKFTPRVAHTAKALWLIYLLLTILQVVLLVAAGMPIFDAVCNAFGTMAAGGFSPHPQSIMGYQSPTITWITTVFMVLAGANFALQYKCFLKGKFRVLFTNEEFLFYLAITASASLLCAAFLWGQQASSLNDSLRDGMFQVVSILTTTGFCSADFALWLVPAQTVLFAVMLVGGCAGSAGGGVKVVRVLFTAKFLKREIDRIVHPKAILPIRIDKATVPDDIQRQILGFLLFYLILLLASGLVVTMIEQNAVTGFVGTAATLGNIGPGFGEIGPMGSFAGLHWTSKTIFIVDMIVGRLELIPFLAMLCPEFWTMGRN from the coding sequence ATGAGGCCGTCATTTGTTGCCAGCGCCCTCGGCATCATTCTCCTCGCCTTTGGGGCCATTGTCCTTATCCCGATTGTTTTCAGCGGCGGCGATAATCGCCTCATCCTGCCTTTTCTCACCGCCTCGGCGGTGTCGTTCATTCTTGGCCTTGCCTGCCGTTTGTTCGGCAAGCTGAACCGGAATTTCGATACCATCAAGCATACCGAAGGGCTGCTGATTGTTACCTTCACCTGGGTGGTCACCGCCGGTATCGGGGCGATTCCCTATCTGTTTTTCGGGCTTTCACCGGTTGACGCCTATTTTGAGTCGGTATCCGGCTTTACCACGACGGGGGCGACTATCCTTGCCGATTTTGCCCCCTACCCAAAGGCCTTCTTTTTCTGGCGCGACCTCACCCAATGGTTGGGCGGTATGGGGATCATCGTTCTGTTCGTCGCCATCCTGCCGCAGCTGGGGGTGGCCGGGCGGAAGATCTTCTTTACCGAGGCCCCGGGGCCAACCGACGATAAGTTCACCCCCCGGGTCGCCCATACCGCCAAGGCCCTCTGGCTAATCTACCTGTTGCTCACTATCCTCCAGGTCGTCCTCCTGGTGGCGGCCGGTATGCCGATTTTCGACGCGGTCTGCAACGCCTTCGGCACCATGGCGGCCGGTGGTTTTTCGCCCCACCCGCAATCGATCATGGGCTATCAAAGCCCGACCATCACCTGGATTACCACGGTCTTCATGGTCCTTGCCGGGGCAAACTTCGCCCTCCAGTATAAATGCTTTCTCAAGGGGAAGTTCCGGGTTCTCTTCACCAACGAAGAGTTTCTTTTTTACCTGGCTATTACAGCTAGCGCCTCACTGCTCTGCGCGGCTTTCCTCTGGGGCCAGCAGGCGTCTTCACTCAACGACAGCCTTCGCGACGGCATGTTCCAGGTGGTGTCGATCCTCACCACCACCGGCTTTTGTTCGGCGGATTTTGCGCTGTGGCTGGTACCGGCGCAGACGGTGCTCTTTGCGGTGATGCTGGTCGGCGGCTGTGCCGGTTCGGCGGGTGGCGGCGTCAAGGTGGTGCGGGTGCTTTTTACCGCAAAGTTCCTAAAGCGGGAGATCGATCGGATCGTTCATCCGAAGGCAATTTTGCCGATAAGAATCGACAAGGCCACCGTGCCGGATGATATTCAGCGACAAATTCTTGGCTTCTTATTGTTTTATTTAATCCTGCTCCTCGCCTCCGGCCTGGTGGTGACCATGATCGAGCAGAACGCCGTCACCGGCTTCGTCGGCACGGCGGCAACCCTTGGCAACATCGGCCCCGGTTTTGGCGAAATCGGTCCCATGGGCAGCTTTGCCGGGCTGCATTGGACCTCGAAAACCATTTTCATCGTCGATATGATCGTCGGCCGCCTGGAGTTGATTCCCTTCCTCGCCATGCTCTGCCCCGAGTTCTGGACCATGGGCCGCAATTGA
- a CDS encoding DsrE family protein yields the protein MANFLFVLRSNDNEKATRCFQFAKIAHGKGHKVNIFLIDSGVDWAVKGRDGSAKTTTGDCVSDYLPYLIENEIPVGVCTPCAKNRKLDEAQFNNNMVLDGGPHLIDMAAEAKIFNF from the coding sequence ATGGCAAATTTTCTCTTTGTACTCAGATCGAACGACAACGAAAAGGCCACCCGCTGCTTTCAATTTGCTAAAATCGCCCATGGCAAAGGTCACAAGGTGAATATCTTCCTGATCGACAGCGGCGTTGACTGGGCGGTGAAGGGCCGGGATGGCTCGGCAAAGACCACCACCGGCGACTGCGTCAGTGACTATCTCCCCTATCTTATAGAAAACGAAATACCAGTCGGGGTCTGCACACCCTGCGCGAAAAACCGCAAACTTGACGAAGCACAGTTCAACAACAACATGGTGCTCGACGGCGGGCCGCACCTTATCGATATGGCGGCGGAGGCAAAGATTTTTAATTTTTAG
- a CDS encoding PLP-dependent decarboxylase, with product MNDTKVFAELFKILERYYAGQQDGKFLDYHSPSELRRILGLDAPGKTGDWSEIFAWVEKYLAYSVKTNHPMFVNRMWVGANLPAIVGEIVAAVTNASACTFESAPVSTLMEKYMFREMLDLVGFKKGEGQMTTGSSNANMIAMMAARNCANRSVKQAGLFGQQKLFAFVGADAHYSMDRAANILGIGADQLIKIPLDAFGAMLPDELERAISRVIAAGGQPFFVAATAGTTVRGSYDPIEELLPLRDTYGFWLHVDGAWGGSVVLSPSLRRKYLQGLENADSFTWDFHKMLGSTLMCNVLLINNRDRALATALSAGDGSYLFRHENTAGMEDLGPSSLQCGRRVDSLKWFLDWKFFGREGLAARVERSLDLCAYAEEVVTRSPELELVVPRTSFNICFRFKVDEKNSNALNLALRTALYEEGTSMVGIAYLEEKAVMRLLVINPAMERADIDTFFHRLIVKGRELLAGL from the coding sequence ATGAATGATACGAAGGTCTTTGCCGAACTGTTCAAAATACTAGAAAGGTATTACGCCGGGCAGCAGGACGGCAAATTTCTTGACTACCACAGTCCAAGCGAGTTGCGCCGGATCCTCGGTCTGGACGCACCGGGGAAGACCGGTGACTGGTCTGAGATCTTTGCCTGGGTGGAGAAGTATCTCGCCTACTCGGTAAAGACCAACCATCCGATGTTTGTCAACCGGATGTGGGTGGGAGCAAATCTTCCGGCTATTGTCGGCGAGATTGTTGCCGCCGTCACCAACGCCTCGGCCTGTACCTTCGAGTCGGCCCCGGTGTCAACCCTCATGGAAAAATACATGTTTAGGGAGATGCTGGATCTGGTCGGCTTCAAAAAAGGTGAGGGCCAGATGACTACCGGTTCGAGTAACGCCAACATGATCGCCATGATGGCCGCACGCAATTGCGCCAACCGGTCGGTCAAGCAGGCCGGCCTCTTTGGCCAGCAGAAGCTCTTTGCCTTTGTCGGCGCGGATGCCCATTACTCCATGGACCGGGCGGCCAATATTTTGGGGATTGGCGCCGATCAGCTGATCAAGATTCCCCTCGACGCTTTTGGGGCAATGCTGCCGGACGAGCTTGAGCGGGCGATAAGCCGGGTTATTGCCGCCGGCGGCCAGCCGTTTTTTGTCGCCGCCACCGCCGGAACCACCGTCCGTGGCAGTTACGATCCGATCGAGGAGCTGCTGCCGCTGCGCGATACCTATGGCTTCTGGCTGCATGTCGATGGGGCCTGGGGCGGTTCGGTCGTTCTCAGTCCGTCGCTGCGTCGGAAATACCTGCAGGGGCTGGAGAATGCCGACTCTTTTACCTGGGATTTTCATAAGATGCTCGGGTCGACGCTGATGTGCAACGTTCTGCTTATCAACAATCGGGATCGTGCCCTAGCGACAGCACTCAGCGCCGGCGATGGCAGTTATCTGTTCCGCCACGAAAACACCGCCGGCATGGAAGACCTTGGGCCATCGTCGCTGCAATGCGGCCGGCGGGTCGACAGCCTGAAATGGTTTCTTGATTGGAAATTTTTCGGCCGGGAAGGCCTTGCCGCCCGGGTGGAAAGATCTCTCGACCTGTGTGCCTACGCCGAGGAAGTGGTTACAAGGAGCCCGGAGTTGGAGCTGGTTGTACCGCGAACCTCCTTTAATATCTGCTTTCGCTTCAAGGTAGATGAAAAGAACAGCAACGCTTTAAATCTGGCCCTGCGCACTGCGCTTTATGAAGAAGGGACCAGCATGGTCGGCATTGCCTATCTCGAAGAGAAAGCCGTCATGCGCCTTCTGGTGATCAATCCGGCGATGGAACGGGCCGACATTGACACCTTCTTCCACCGCCTGATCGTCAAGGGCCGGGAACTGCTGGCGGGGCTCTGA
- a CDS encoding sigma-54 dependent transcriptional regulator — translation MRKGKILVVDDDSDHLGMLRAMAKSLGHTVDCAIDGQDAVKKIQVKPVDLVLMDGCMAHLDTLEALRRIKDYNPTVPIIIMTDFSSVDTAVEAMKMGAYDYLTRPLNFEEMARIVNRAMNHLQFASENRILKEKIATDKGFHNLIGSSAAILQVVELARTAAPTEATILITGESGTGKEIFAKAIHANSSRKKGSLITVNCAALSETLLESELFGHEKGTFTGADRQRHGRFMQANHGTIFLDEITEIPLPMQSKILRAIQEREIQRLGSDEVLHVDIRIIAATNRNLEEEVRLGRFREDLYYRLNVVNIHIPPLRARMEDIPPLANHFLHKYMEKNRKELKGFTPMAMDILCKSPWPGNVRQLENVIERAVILSNSPSISDKELPEALTTSYHQHNENEGEILGLGGKSLKEIESKAIQETLEQTRGNKSEAAKRLNITRTTLNNKLRKYNPYR, via the coding sequence ATGAGAAAAGGCAAGATCCTCGTTGTTGACGATGATAGTGACCACCTGGGCATGCTTCGGGCCATGGCAAAAAGTCTCGGCCATACGGTGGATTGTGCCATCGATGGCCAGGATGCCGTGAAAAAGATACAAGTCAAACCCGTCGACCTGGTACTGATGGACGGGTGTATGGCCCATCTCGATACCCTTGAGGCCCTCCGGCGAATCAAGGACTATAACCCCACCGTGCCTATCATTATCATGACTGACTTTTCTTCCGTTGACACGGCTGTGGAGGCAATGAAAATGGGGGCCTACGATTACCTAACCAGGCCTCTCAATTTCGAAGAAATGGCACGCATCGTCAACCGGGCGATGAATCATCTCCAGTTTGCTTCCGAGAACCGTATTCTCAAGGAAAAAATTGCCACAGACAAGGGTTTCCACAATCTCATCGGCTCAAGCGCAGCCATTCTTCAGGTGGTGGAACTGGCGCGAACCGCCGCCCCCACCGAAGCCACGATCCTTATTACCGGCGAAAGCGGTACCGGTAAGGAGATTTTCGCCAAGGCCATTCACGCCAATAGTTCCCGAAAAAAAGGGAGCCTAATTACAGTGAACTGCGCCGCCTTAAGCGAGACCCTCCTTGAATCAGAATTGTTCGGCCACGAAAAAGGGACTTTCACTGGAGCCGACCGCCAACGGCATGGCCGGTTTATGCAGGCTAACCATGGCACAATATTCCTCGATGAAATCACCGAGATCCCTCTGCCGATGCAGAGCAAGATTCTTCGCGCTATCCAGGAACGGGAAATCCAGCGTCTGGGAAGCGACGAAGTACTGCATGTCGATATTCGAATCATCGCCGCCACCAATCGTAATCTCGAAGAAGAGGTGCGCCTTGGTCGCTTCCGCGAGGACCTCTATTACCGTCTGAACGTGGTGAACATCCACATCCCGCCCCTGCGCGCACGAATGGAGGATATCCCACCGCTCGCCAACCATTTCCTCCATAAATACATGGAAAAAAACCGTAAGGAGCTGAAGGGGTTCACACCCATGGCCATGGATATCCTCTGCAAGAGTCCTTGGCCCGGCAACGTCCGACAGCTTGAAAACGTCATCGAGCGGGCAGTGATTCTCTCCAATTCACCCTCTATTTCAGACAAGGAATTACCGGAGGCCTTGACCACCAGTTATCACCAACACAACGAAAATGAAGGAGAAATCCTCGGGCTGGGCGGAAAATCGCTTAAAGAGATTGAAAGCAAGGCCATCCAAGAAACGCTGGAGCAAACACGAGGCAATAAAAGTGAGGCGGCAAAACGCCTCAACATCACTCGAACAACCCTCAACAATAAACTGCGTAAATATAATCCTTACCGCTGA
- the trkA gene encoding Trk system potassium transporter TrkA, whose translation MEILIYGTTDISYLVASRLQHNHNITILHNPGELGEKFANLDVSVVEGSGGDLAILEKIEAQKAELFIASSAIDEANIVACWTMKKMADTETICFISKPSLYKTFASQTQSQYQTRYDIDSIIWPEQLLTQDIFRIISVPEALDVEFLAGGKAKLFEYRIKEDSQIVDRTIKECKFPTNVLIPGITRDGKLFIPNGSTTIKVNDKIFFIGTSIALDNLAADFFKHDRKVKSVSIIGGGSVGFMLAEMLERTGIKVKIIEHSPERCAFLADSLKKTLVLQGNGTDLELLESEAIAAADACICITDNDEKNLLCSLLMKQLGAKRIVTRVGNIQNYNLFEHVGIDVVVSPKASALTEVINRVQGVNVNVVALIEGGKGEMLRFTLPETFTKVRLRDLHLPVNALVGVILRGHKVLIPNGESHLLPGDSLQIFTMKEDSEKIKEFFFA comes from the coding sequence ATGGAAATACTCATCTACGGCACCACCGATATCAGTTATCTGGTGGCCTCGCGGCTGCAGCACAATCACAATATCACCATCCTCCATAATCCTGGCGAGCTGGGAGAGAAATTCGCCAACCTCGATGTCAGTGTGGTAGAGGGCAGCGGTGGCGACCTGGCCATCCTCGAAAAGATCGAGGCCCAAAAAGCCGAACTGTTTATCGCCAGCTCGGCAATCGATGAGGCCAATATCGTTGCCTGCTGGACCATGAAGAAGATGGCTGACACCGAAACCATCTGTTTTATCTCGAAACCCTCACTGTACAAGACCTTTGCTTCACAGACGCAAAGCCAGTATCAGACCCGCTACGACATCGACTCGATCATCTGGCCAGAACAGTTGCTGACCCAGGACATCTTCCGCATCATCTCAGTGCCGGAGGCCCTTGATGTGGAATTTCTGGCCGGCGGCAAGGCCAAGCTTTTTGAATACCGGATCAAAGAGGATTCACAGATCGTCGACAGGACCATCAAGGAGTGCAAATTCCCCACCAACGTTCTGATCCCGGGTATTACCCGCGATGGCAAACTCTTCATCCCCAATGGTTCGACAACCATCAAGGTAAACGACAAGATCTTTTTCATCGGCACAAGCATTGCCCTGGATAATCTGGCGGCGGATTTTTTCAAGCACGATCGCAAGGTAAAGAGCGTGTCGATAATCGGTGGCGGCAGCGTCGGTTTTATGTTGGCGGAGATGCTGGAACGCACCGGTATCAAGGTTAAAATTATCGAACATAGTCCGGAACGTTGTGCCTTTCTTGCCGACTCACTGAAAAAAACCCTGGTCCTGCAAGGCAACGGTACCGATCTGGAACTCCTCGAAAGCGAAGCGATTGCCGCGGCCGACGCCTGCATCTGCATCACCGACAACGATGAGAAAAATCTCCTCTGCTCCCTGTTGATGAAGCAGCTCGGTGCAAAACGCATCGTCACTCGGGTCGGCAACATTCAGAACTACAATCTCTTTGAACATGTCGGAATAGATGTGGTGGTATCGCCGAAGGCCTCGGCCCTGACCGAGGTGATAAACCGGGTGCAGGGAGTTAATGTCAACGTTGTCGCCCTGATTGAGGGTGGCAAGGGGGAAATGCTCCGCTTCACCTTGCCGGAGACCTTCACCAAGGTCCGGCTTCGAGACCTGCATTTGCCCGTCAATGCCCTGGTCGGGGTAATCCTCCGGGGGCATAAGGTGCTTATCCCCAACGGTGAGAGCCATCTGCTGCCCGGGGACAGCCTGCAGATCTTTACCATGAAGGAAGATTCGGAAAAGATTAAGGAGTTCTTCTTCGCATGA
- a CDS encoding DUF2058 domain-containing protein — MGKSFQEQLLKLGLVEKKQVKEAKKEQHQKKKQQVAKNAVIVDENALLAQQAMEKKKARARELNLEREAKLQKRAEEARVRQLIEEHKLARDEKGVAYRFNVRGIIQRIFVAQDVADRLSNGSLGIVVLGDRCEIIPRTIAEKIQTINDTLFIILNAPPAGTEQDPDDPYAAYKIPDDLMW, encoded by the coding sequence ATGGGAAAGTCATTTCAGGAACAATTGCTGAAACTTGGGCTGGTCGAAAAGAAGCAGGTGAAAGAGGCCAAGAAAGAGCAGCATCAAAAGAAAAAACAGCAGGTTGCCAAGAATGCGGTGATTGTTGATGAAAATGCCCTGCTGGCGCAACAGGCGATGGAAAAAAAGAAGGCGAGGGCGCGGGAGCTGAATCTTGAGCGTGAGGCAAAACTGCAGAAAAGGGCGGAGGAGGCGAGGGTCCGTCAGCTTATCGAGGAGCACAAGCTGGCAAGGGACGAAAAGGGAGTTGCCTACCGTTTCAATGTCCGGGGGATAATCCAGCGGATCTTTGTTGCCCAGGATGTCGCCGACCGTTTAAGCAATGGCAGTTTAGGCATTGTTGTCCTTGGTGACCGGTGCGAGATCATTCCACGGACCATCGCCGAGAAGATACAGACGATCAACGACACACTCTTTATCATCCTTAATGCCCCACCCGCCGGGACCGAACAGGACCCGGACGACCCTTACGCCGCCTACAAAATCCCCGACGACCTTATGTGGTAA
- a CDS encoding MBOAT family protein, with amino-acid sequence MITSYIFWLFVLIGPFVFWFLPAALKFPLLALFSVGVIAFFDLTSAALLVGAIIFIDLALRLDRHNAPMGKRALLALSGLIACHLIIWKLVAVREGVSAGNIDHNIILPLGISYFSFKLLHFIIDAYIRRISGYRLDLFSVYIFLPTTFSAGPIQRYDRFLSDMLPRFDWSHVLHGATRVCYGIIKQFVLVSIILGGLQPDLSGKALLTEINTLSTGGLWLFLFIFYLKLYLNFSAYTDIAIGTSRLFGFVIMENFHFPLLATSIDEFWRRWHMTLSDWCREYIYQPILGLFRRPVLAAYATFAVIGLWHALTLNRLIWGLMHGTVLVVYFYLKRKNRRNRRTPRQVGSEQNSWLHPLTSLKSVWNWGLTQSFVVLSMTALVVEGNDPVAIGKILLRLFSITS; translated from the coding sequence ATGATTACCTCCTATATATTTTGGTTGTTTGTGCTGATCGGCCCTTTTGTCTTCTGGTTCCTGCCGGCCGCGCTCAAATTCCCTCTGTTGGCATTGTTTTCGGTTGGTGTCATCGCTTTTTTTGATCTCACCAGCGCCGCTCTGCTCGTCGGTGCCATTATTTTCATCGATCTGGCCCTCAGGCTTGACCGGCACAACGCCCCAATGGGCAAAAGGGCTCTTCTGGCTCTCAGTGGATTGATCGCTTGCCATCTTATTATCTGGAAACTTGTTGCTGTCCGCGAGGGGGTATCGGCGGGCAACATCGACCACAATATTATTCTCCCGCTTGGCATCAGTTATTTTTCGTTTAAGTTGCTTCATTTCATTATTGATGCATACATCAGGCGGATATCCGGCTATCGACTTGATCTTTTCTCGGTGTACATTTTTTTACCCACCACCTTTTCAGCTGGACCAATCCAGCGCTACGACAGATTTCTTTCCGACATGCTGCCACGTTTCGATTGGTCGCATGTGTTGCACGGTGCTACTCGGGTCTGTTACGGAATAATTAAACAATTTGTGCTTGTCTCGATCATCCTCGGCGGCCTTCAGCCGGACCTTAGCGGCAAAGCATTGCTCACTGAAATCAATACCCTCAGTACAGGGGGGCTTTGGCTCTTTCTCTTCATCTTTTATCTCAAACTCTATCTCAACTTCAGCGCCTACACCGATATTGCCATCGGCACCAGCAGATTATTCGGGTTTGTTATTATGGAAAATTTCCATTTCCCGCTTCTTGCCACCTCAATTGACGAGTTCTGGCGCCGCTGGCATATGACCTTATCCGACTGGTGCCGTGAGTATATCTACCAACCCATTCTTGGCCTGTTCCGGCGGCCGGTTCTGGCAGCATATGCAACATTTGCCGTTATCGGTCTTTGGCATGCGCTTACCCTCAACCGATTGATCTGGGGACTCATGCACGGAACTGTTCTTGTGGTGTATTTTTACCTCAAGAGGAAAAACAGGCGAAACCGGCGAACTCCGCGGCAGGTTGGCAGCGAGCAAAACAGCTGGCTACACCCTCTCACCTCCCTCAAATCCGTATGGAACTGGGGTTTGACACAAAGCTTTGTCGTGTTGAGTATGACTGCCCTGGTCGTTGAGGGAAACGATCCGGTCGCTATCGGCAAGATTCTCTTGCGTCTTTTTTCAATAACATCCTAA
- the hisC gene encoding histidinol-phosphate transaminase, translating to MNKFYSDTVKNIKPYVPGEQPKDRRFIKLNTNENPYPASQRVIEAMHSVTGLEARLYPDPTAAALRGTLADYHDLAIEQVFVGNGSDEVLAMAFPAFFNRTDTIAFPDITYSFYPVYAAMFAIPHLTVPLTEDFTIDFTAYPNNLKGFLLTNPNAPTGIAVSAEKIEELLQHRPDTLIIVDEAYVDFGAESVIPLTSRYDNLLVIQTMSKARSLAGLRVGMAFAEPGLIKGLEAIRDSFNSYTVDVVAQRGAKAAYEDREHFETTRRAIIATRDRTATELSALGMQVLPSSANFVFCRMTGMAGAEVQQYLRDNGVLVRRFPMERIKDWLRITIGLADEMAEVIRLLRLLAGK from the coding sequence ATGAATAAGTTTTACAGCGATACCGTCAAAAACATCAAACCCTACGTGCCGGGCGAGCAGCCGAAAGACCGGCGTTTTATCAAACTGAACACCAACGAAAATCCCTATCCGGCCTCACAACGGGTCATCGAGGCGATGCATTCGGTGACCGGCCTGGAGGCGCGCTTGTACCCCGACCCAACCGCCGCCGCCCTGCGCGGCACCCTGGCCGATTACCACGACCTGGCGATAGAGCAGGTTTTTGTCGGCAATGGCTCCGACGAGGTCCTGGCCATGGCCTTCCCGGCCTTTTTTAATCGCACCGACACCATCGCCTTCCCGGACATCACCTATTCCTTTTATCCGGTCTACGCAGCGATGTTTGCCATTCCCCACCTGACCGTTCCCCTGACCGAAGATTTCACTATCGATTTCACCGCCTACCCTAACAACCTCAAGGGCTTTCTCCTCACTAATCCCAATGCCCCGACGGGTATTGCCGTCAGTGCGGAAAAGATTGAGGAACTGTTGCAGCACAGGCCGGACACCCTGATTATCGTTGATGAGGCCTATGTCGATTTCGGCGCCGAATCGGTCATCCCCCTCACCAGCCGCTACGACAACCTGCTGGTTATCCAGACCATGTCGAAGGCCCGGTCGCTGGCCGGTCTGCGGGTGGGTATGGCCTTTGCCGAGCCCGGTCTGATCAAGGGCCTTGAAGCGATCCGCGACTCCTTCAACTCCTACACCGTCGATGTCGTGGCCCAACGGGGGGCCAAGGCGGCCTACGAAGACAGGGAGCATTTCGAGACGACGCGGCGGGCGATCATCGCCACCCGGGACAGAACGGCCACGGAATTGAGTGCTCTTGGCATGCAGGTATTACCGTCGTCGGCGAATTTCGTCTTTTGCAGGATGACGGGAATGGCCGGAGCCGAGGTGCAACAGTATCTGCGCGACAACGGCGTGCTGGTACGCCGCTTCCCCATGGAGAGGATCAAGGATTGGCTGCGCATCACCATCGGTTTGGCTGACGAGATGGCGGAAGTCATCCGCCTGCTGCGGCTGCTGGCGGGGAAATAG